In the Mycoplasma zalophi genome, one interval contains:
- a CDS encoding SGNH/GDSL hydrolase family protein → MNLQNELEDKNELKFDYFQINNNLNYLAIGDEFSGGFNSKFGFLSLGKFNKQENKIIGLSYPAFFARIINNLNPGYLKEFDNFSLPNIKIKQYIELIENINLGQDTQKILNFANIFNNEKTNPFKNQYDDYLTNLTNIQTKIKRANLITINLGMHDLINFFPLQDLKEIQNQKSKENIEKLLEQLNNSLALRSSKITKYMQNLIQVIKSYNPQTNIIVMGYSKPLIHFEHLINEIFLKNKIQDISIIDIFMHHLNFALKSAANQSACMYLDNDESDFLSKHKEFLYESYFDIHPTEKMYKFIAQNMIVKLGLENKFVIDSYKNNKEKVLHYLRNINQYKKDYLSHRKILNLGDDMSVLVMTLGINRTDHLFLDDYYETEVSDILKDKNQISWYISHLESDLNLNIKQLIIKFIETKFSSPNENYKTKDLLLDYLQEKKWAQQIILHILAGQAVNNFLNALQNNLNTSRKFSSYFSIEDFQNAKHNAIKNQKLIYAIIKNLFSASFILESKIELKQINYTFLTELLTTSLLETLVNHKLDERYKYLRNYLSKLEIFKEFADFLFMNFSINLKNYSELNIFDEAWEKWLILNHYKIIYYFDKIISEVSRQENQKQTIEFIKLSILLVYKIPENNNLDTRKIESKIDNIIWLTNEHKEILNKYLKILLKEFQTFSIYDYIFSNAKEQTKKEFKLKLFKKIRYVNVLRKFILAIFSLKMEIKNLKKQQKEQSENK, encoded by the coding sequence ATGAATTTACAAAATGAATTAGAAGACAAAAATGAATTAAAATTTGATTATTTTCAAATTAACAATAATCTAAATTACCTTGCTATAGGTGATGAATTTTCCGGTGGATTTAATTCAAAATTTGGTTTTTTGAGTTTGGGAAAATTTAATAAACAAGAAAATAAAATTATAGGATTGAGTTATCCAGCATTTTTTGCTAGAATAATTAATAATTTAAATCCTGGTTATTTAAAAGAATTTGATAATTTTAGTTTACCTAATATAAAAATTAAACAATATATTGAATTAATAGAAAATATTAATTTAGGTCAAGATACTCAAAAAATTTTAAATTTTGCAAATATTTTTAACAATGAAAAAACCAATCCTTTTAAAAATCAATATGATGATTATTTAACAAACTTAACTAATATTCAAACAAAAATTAAACGAGCAAATCTAATTACAATTAATTTGGGAATGCATGATTTAATTAATTTTTTTCCGCTTCAAGACTTAAAAGAAATCCAAAATCAAAAATCAAAAGAAAATATTGAAAAACTATTGGAGCAACTCAACAATTCATTAGCTTTAAGATCTTCAAAAATAACAAAATATATGCAAAACTTAATTCAAGTAATTAAATCATATAATCCGCAAACAAATATTATTGTTATGGGATATTCTAAACCACTTATTCATTTTGAACACTTAATAAATGAAATATTTTTAAAAAATAAAATTCAAGATATTTCTATTATTGATATTTTTATGCACCATTTAAATTTTGCATTAAAATCAGCAGCAAATCAAAGTGCTTGTATGTATCTTGATAATGATGAATCAGATTTTTTATCAAAACACAAAGAATTTTTATATGAATCATATTTTGATATCCACCCTACTGAAAAAATGTATAAATTTATTGCGCAAAATATGATCGTAAAATTAGGATTAGAAAATAAATTTGTTATAGATTCATATAAAAATAATAAAGAAAAAGTCTTACATTACCTAAGAAATATAAATCAGTACAAAAAAGATTATTTGTCACACCGAAAAATATTAAATTTAGGTGATGATATGTCAGTTTTGGTGATGACATTAGGAATAAATCGTACTGATCATTTATTTTTAGATGATTATTATGAAACTGAAGTTTCAGATATATTAAAAGACAAAAACCAAATATCTTGATACATAAGCCACTTGGAAAGTGACTTAAATTTAAATATTAAACAATTAATTATTAAATTTATAGAAACTAAATTTTCCTCACCAAATGAAAATTACAAAACAAAAGATTTATTATTAGATTATTTACAAGAAAAAAAATGAGCTCAGCAAATAATTTTACATATTTTAGCAGGTCAAGCAGTTAATAATTTTTTAAATGCATTACAAAATAATTTAAATACTTCAAGAAAATTCAGTAGTTATTTTTCAATTGAAGATTTTCAAAATGCAAAACACAATGCAATTAAAAATCAAAAGCTAATTTATGCAATTATAAAAAACTTATTCAGTGCTTCTTTTATTTTGGAATCAAAAATTGAATTAAAACAAATAAATTACACTTTTCTTACTGAACTTTTAACTACTTCACTACTAGAAACATTAGTAAATCATAAATTAGATGAAAGATATAAATATTTAAGAAACTATTTATCAAAATTAGAAATTTTCAAAGAATTTGCAGACTTTTTATTCATGAATTTTTCAATAAATTTAAAAAATTATTCTGAGCTTAATATTTTTGATGAAGCGTGAGAAAAATGATTAATTTTAAATCATTATAAAATAATTTATTATTTTGACAAAATTATAAGCGAAGTAAGTAGACAAGAAAATCAAAAACAAACAATAGAATTTATTAAATTAAGTATATTACTAGTTTATAAAATTCCAGAAAATAATAATTTAGATACAAGAAAAATAGAATCCAAAATTGATAATATTATTTGATTAACAAATGAACACAAAGAAATATTAAATAAATATTTAAAAATTCTTTTAAAAGAATTCCAAACATTTAGTATTTATGATTATATATTTTCAAATGCTAAAGAACAAACTAAAAAAGAATTTAAATTAAAATTATTTAAAAAAATAAGATATGTAAACGTGTTAAGAAAATTTATATTAGCAATATTTAGTTTAAAAATGGAAATAAAAAACTTAAAAAAGCAACAAAAAGAGCAAAGTGAGAATAAATAA
- a CDS encoding DivIVA domain-containing protein, with the protein MAKYSIEQIQKHKFNATLNGYNPEEVDIFIDELIEDIKEYQEIIAKLQGK; encoded by the coding sequence GTGGCTAAATATTCAATAGAACAAATTCAAAAACATAAATTCAATGCTACTTTAAATGGATATAATCCAGAAGAAGTAGATATTTTTATTGATGAATTGATTGAAGATATAAAAGAATATCAAGAAATTATTGCTAAGTTGCAAGGAAAATAA
- a CDS encoding LEM-3-like GIY-YIG domain-containing protein, with protein sequence MEKFSEKSLIALGGYYVYGLIDPRTNQIFYIGKGSENRIFEHENEKNNNSNVEKLKLKTISEIKNSGLKVKKIIINYNLTEEEAFAAEASLINAFNYTNANKLTNIVQGHHSNGVLSVAEFEKINGAIKLKKEDIHHKILVIKINKLYKRFMSERVLYDVVRGIWRISKDKVNSIEYVFGVYNSLIVAVYKPSKWYVCKNAKDKLPRQDIVLTPKIENRLFFVDERYEQQLSYDENEKFYIGKSIEDLKLNNKAQNPITYLNPVCKTD encoded by the coding sequence ATGGAAAAATTTTCAGAAAAAAGTCTTATTGCACTTGGTGGTTACTATGTTTATGGATTAATTGATCCAAGAACTAATCAAATATTTTATATTGGAAAGGGATCAGAAAATAGAATTTTTGAACATGAAAATGAAAAAAATAATAATTCCAATGTTGAGAAATTAAAGCTGAAGACTATATCTGAAATTAAAAATTCTGGACTTAAAGTTAAAAAAATCATTATTAATTATAATTTAACAGAAGAAGAGGCGTTTGCAGCTGAAGCATCTTTAATCAATGCATTTAATTATACAAATGCAAATAAACTCACCAACATTGTCCAAGGACACCATTCAAATGGTGTTTTGTCAGTTGCTGAATTTGAAAAAATAAATGGAGCAATAAAACTAAAAAAAGAAGATATCCATCATAAGATTCTAGTCATTAAAATAAATAAACTATATAAAAGGTTTATGAGCGAAAGAGTTTTATACGATGTTGTTCGTGGAATTTGAAGAATATCTAAAGACAAAGTTAATTCAATTGAGTATGTATTTGGTGTTTATAATAGTTTGATTGTTGCGGTGTATAAACCTTCAAAATGATATGTTTGTAAAAATGCAAAGGATAAGCTACCACGACAAGATATTGTCTTGACACCAAAAATTGAAAATAGACTGTTTTTTGTAGATGAAAGATATGAACAACAACTTTCATATGATGAAAATGAAAAGTTTTATATTGGAAAATCAATTGAAGATTTAAAACTAAATAATAAAGCTCAGAATCCTATTACTTATTTAAACCCAGTTTGTAAAACTGACTAA
- a CDS encoding YbhB/YbcL family Raf kinase inhibitor-like protein: protein MKVYSKSINIYNVLNPNHSLISTYSPHIGWDEVKNAKSYAILMFDHEAIGVVGLSFVHWGIFNIKENFILENSSIFDNENYFQIENSLSQHPKNPILDRDFLSENANLYTGPFPPDQDHVYICRVYALDFEDVKKLWDTTKPMYISDFLEIVNDHTIDQGVLTFSSPQAYVEDGRNYQKEPTTHGLFYVYNEHDEISTLKVNIKDMILDENIYYLPKPYYYDDETIQKINFKISTPQIKIKNPKNVKEYAIFIYDSNSFDEWGMVANEFSCLGIKAQNSDWTLLNKDDLIKSDKNKIFINNSYWNNSKIPEKTKKLIQSKKYQWSLFKSKKNASSEKFHWMEIYALDQKIIDKEKINNVADAYRHIKNKVIAEKIIKFKLK, encoded by the coding sequence ATGAAAGTGTATTCAAAATCTATTAATATTTATAATGTTTTAAATCCAAATCATTCATTAATTTCAACTTATTCTCCACATATTGGTTGAGATGAAGTAAAAAACGCCAAAAGCTATGCTATATTAATGTTTGATCATGAAGCAATAGGAGTTGTTGGTCTTAGTTTTGTTCACTGAGGTATTTTCAACATAAAAGAAAACTTTATTTTAGAAAATAGTTCAATTTTTGATAATGAAAATTATTTTCAAATTGAAAACTCATTATCACAACACCCCAAAAATCCTATTTTAGATCGCGATTTTTTATCTGAAAATGCGAATTTATACACCGGACCTTTTCCGCCTGATCAAGATCATGTCTATATTTGTCGTGTTTATGCACTTGATTTTGAAGATGTTAAAAAACTATGAGATACAACGAAACCAATGTATATAAGCGATTTTTTAGAAATTGTAAATGATCATACAATTGATCAAGGAGTTTTAACTTTTTCAAGTCCTCAAGCATACGTTGAAGATGGTAGAAATTACCAAAAAGAACCAACAACACATGGTTTATTTTATGTATATAATGAACATGATGAAATCTCAACATTAAAAGTAAATATAAAAGACATGATACTTGATGAAAATATTTATTATTTACCAAAACCATATTATTATGATGATGAAACTATTCAAAAAATAAATTTTAAAATTTCAACACCACAAATAAAAATCAAAAATCCTAAAAATGTTAAAGAATATGCGATTTTTATTTATGATTCTAATTCATTTGATGAGTGAGGAATGGTTGCAAATGAATTTAGTTGTTTAGGAATAAAGGCACAAAATAGTGACTGAACACTTTTAAACAAAGATGATTTAATAAAATCTGACAAAAACAAGATTTTTATTAACAATTCATACTGAAATAACTCAAAAATTCCAGAAAAAACTAAAAAACTAATTCAATCTAAAAAGTATCAATGATCATTATTTAAATCTAAAAAAAACGCTTCATCTGAAAAATTCCACTGAATGGAAATTTATGCTTTAGATCAAAAAATTATCGATAAAGAAAAAATTAACAATGTAGCAGATGCTTATCGTCATATAAAAAATAAAGTAATTGCTGAAAAAATTATTAAATTTAAATTGAAATAA
- a CDS encoding Cof-type HAD-IIB family hydrolase — MDRDSKQRRFLFAIDLDGTLLANSANGSIHPKTEEQIKRAVKEGHIVSIITGRPWRSTKPIYEKLGLNSIVGNYNGAHIHSPDDPFFIPTISYLDLNEVLYILGDPKVEKEISNYAIEGPDWVQLKYRDEALEKVFNFNSATKFRESIELTKLPLKPTGIVFDVKPETNVTELLIYLKRRYGDLGEFSSWSKGEGLTPVFDITSIGVTKGNVISLMMRYYNIDIDDTVAMGDSFNDASMFSIANVGMAPANAEDYIKALASDLSKKTNKDGAVGYFMEKFLNNPDKFIKKAKKFHNELDKERLQIVGADHFNEE; from the coding sequence ATGGATAGAGATTCAAAACAAAGAAGATTTTTATTTGCAATAGATTTGGATGGAACATTACTTGCAAACAGTGCGAATGGATCAATTCACCCAAAAACAGAAGAACAAATTAAAAGAGCTGTAAAAGAAGGTCATATTGTATCAATTATTACTGGTAGACCTTGAAGATCAACAAAACCTATTTATGAAAAACTTGGTTTAAATTCAATTGTTGGTAATTATAATGGAGCACACATCCACTCACCAGATGATCCATTCTTCATTCCTACTATTAGTTATTTAGATTTAAATGAAGTTTTATATATTCTAGGTGATCCTAAAGTAGAAAAAGAGATTTCAAACTATGCAATTGAAGGACCTGATTGAGTTCAATTAAAATATCGTGATGAAGCATTAGAAAAAGTATTTAATTTCAACAGTGCAACAAAATTTAGAGAAAGTATTGAATTAACAAAACTTCCTCTAAAACCAACAGGAATAGTATTTGATGTTAAACCAGAAACAAATGTAACTGAATTATTAATTTATCTAAAACGTCGCTATGGAGATTTAGGTGAATTTTCAAGTTGATCAAAAGGTGAAGGACTAACCCCTGTATTTGATATTACAAGTATAGGAGTTACAAAAGGAAATGTTATTTCATTAATGATGCGTTATTACAATATTGATATTGATGATACAGTTGCTATGGGTGATAGTTTTAATGATGCAAGTATGTTTAGTATTGCAAATGTTGGAATGGCGCCTGCAAATGCTGAAGATTACATCAAAGCACTCGCGAGTGATTTATCTAAAAAAACAAACAAAGATGGAGCTGTAGGTTATTTTATGGAAAAATTCTTAAATAACCCTGATAAATTCATTAAAAAAGCTAAAAAATTCCATAATGAACTAGACAAAGAAAGACTACAAATTGTAGGAGCTGATCATTTTAATGAAGAATAG
- a CDS encoding tRNA (cytidine(34)-2'-O)-methyltransferase — translation MINIVLYEPEISPNTANIIRTCFSTNAKLHIIRPIAFDLHPHWMKRAAAGRFLSDIQHEIHASYADFENKYGNKNIYYITRYGLETYSDVNFKNEFNSNEEIWLMFGTESTGIPKKILQKNVQNCLRIPMTPAARSINLANSVIVVLYEVLRQLDFAHLSKFEVQKTKDYLLKED, via the coding sequence ATGATTAATATAGTTTTATATGAACCTGAAATAAGTCCCAACACAGCAAACATCATAAGAACATGTTTTAGTACAAATGCAAAATTACACATTATAAGACCTATTGCTTTTGATTTACACCCACATTGAATGAAAAGAGCAGCTGCAGGCCGTTTTTTAAGCGATATACAACATGAAATACATGCTTCGTATGCAGATTTTGAAAATAAGTATGGTAATAAAAACATTTATTACATTACAAGATATGGATTAGAAACTTATAGTGATGTTAATTTTAAAAATGAATTTAATTCAAATGAAGAAATATGATTAATGTTTGGAACTGAAAGTACAGGTATACCCAAAAAAATATTGCAAAAAAATGTACAAAATTGTTTAAGAATCCCAATGACACCAGCTGCTAGAAGTATTAATTTAGCAAATAGTGTTATAGTTGTTTTATATGAAGTTTTAAGACAACTTGATTTTGCGCATTTATCAAAATTTGAAGTACAAAAAACAAAAGATTATTTATTAAAAGAGGATTAG
- a CDS encoding MAGa3780 family membrane protein, with protein sequence MITKNTSFLNKLKQNRKPITIIVAAFLLVFTIIIIATYIGLIDETKINNKARFQGLENIFLRYANLFYFTNLTNLFSLITLLILAIKPNNKIKRLFLHSTVLITITFLIYWSLISWQSNWKNVFESYKSLHTHLINPLVCFIFAFLWKDQLLFNKKDKYYVVIYVMIYLIFALILYLTTYYLKYNQKNAVVIYGFLDFINPFFYHGKQLGLQIVLNILFIVVGFTLPFLICLFWTKVLKLKANVTKTSY encoded by the coding sequence ATGATCACAAAAAACACTTCTTTTTTAAACAAACTTAAACAAAATCGAAAACCAATAACAATTATTGTTGCTGCGTTTTTATTAGTCTTTACGATTATAATAATTGCAACTTATATTGGTTTAATCGATGAAACAAAAATAAATAACAAAGCAAGATTCCAAGGGTTAGAAAATATTTTTTTAAGATATGCAAACTTATTTTATTTCACAAATTTAACTAATTTATTTTCGCTAATAACTTTGCTTATATTAGCAATAAAGCCAAACAATAAAATTAAACGTTTATTTTTACACTCTACTGTCTTGATAACTATTACATTTTTAATTTATTGATCACTTATTTCTTGACAATCTAATTGAAAAAATGTTTTTGAATCATATAAATCTTTACATACACATTTAATTAACCCGCTTGTGTGCTTTATATTCGCTTTTTTATGAAAAGATCAACTTTTATTTAATAAAAAAGATAAATATTATGTAGTTATATATGTAATGATTTATTTGATTTTTGCTTTAATTTTATATTTAACAACCTACTATTTAAAATATAACCAAAAAAATGCTGTAGTTATTTATGGATTTTTAGATTTTATAAATCCTTTTTTCTATCACGGTAAACAATTAGGTTTACAAATAGTTTTAAATATTTTATTTATCGTTGTAGGATTTACATTACCTTTTTTAATTTGTTTATTTTGAACAAAAGTATTGAAATTAAAAGCTAATGTAACTAAAACTAGCTATTAG
- a CDS encoding ribonuclease HIII, producing the protein MKNSDYIGCDETGVGDFFTPIVFVAAYIEESNYLKIINLGVKDSKKITDKKILEIAPQIQKLTKYSKMILTQQGNNNLSKFLNANEIKLLFHYKNINKLQEQIDKQAFIDQFSTINSIKKYEQKLLNTSLGFNLPKHEIIYETKAEDKVLSIACASILARYFLLLEMQKQNQKYNLTFPLGVSSKIIEFGKEFVKLYGKEEIFKVAKTNFKTIKQILD; encoded by the coding sequence ATGAAGAATAGCGATTATATAGGTTGTGATGAAACTGGAGTTGGTGACTTTTTTACACCAATAGTTTTTGTTGCCGCTTACATTGAAGAAAGTAATTATTTAAAAATAATAAATTTAGGAGTTAAAGACTCAAAAAAAATCACTGATAAAAAAATTTTAGAAATTGCACCGCAAATTCAAAAATTAACCAAATATTCTAAAATGATTTTAACTCAACAAGGAAACAATAATCTTTCAAAATTTTTAAATGCTAATGAAATTAAATTATTGTTTCACTACAAAAACATTAATAAATTACAAGAACAAATTGATAAACAAGCTTTTATTGATCAATTTTCAACTATTAACTCAATTAAAAAATACGAACAAAAATTACTAAACACATCTTTGGGATTTAATCTACCAAAACATGAAATAATTTATGAAACAAAAGCTGAAGATAAAGTATTAAGCATAGCTTGTGCAAGTATTTTAGCTAGATACTTTTTATTATTAGAAATGCAAAAACAAAATCAAAAATATAATTTAACTTTTCCATTAGGGGTAAGCTCAAAAATTATTGAATTTGGAAAAGAATTTGTAAAATTATACGGAAAAGAAGAGATTTTTAAAGTTGCAAAAACAAATTTTAAAACAATAAAGCAAATATTAGATTAA
- the ylqF gene encoding ribosome biogenesis GTPase YlqF, translated as MINWFPGHMKKAFDIIKQKQSLFDMFLIVLDSRIPISSYNHEFDKIAPQKPRIFVFTKTDLTNLNRFNELKKLYNNENDILVSVNLKNASKSYQLITKAIKKVTMNIAKKNLKKGYNTPPPKIGVLGVPNSGKSTLINILAQQKVAKVGNEAGITRSEQWVNCKDQFFVLDTPGLLWPKFENQDIAIKLAIIGSIKKDSIDLKEFVYEAYKLVSKYKPEALNFLNLEASEDEEKIYENIITLARMKKYINNDKQVQFNQVYVFLVNYFKNLNNVIYD; from the coding sequence ATGATTAATTGATTTCCTGGACATATGAAAAAAGCTTTTGACATTATCAAACAAAAACAATCTTTGTTTGATATGTTTTTAATTGTTTTAGATAGTAGAATTCCAATTTCATCATATAATCACGAATTTGATAAAATAGCGCCGCAAAAACCGCGTATTTTTGTTTTTACAAAAACAGATTTAACAAATTTAAATCGTTTTAATGAACTTAAAAAACTTTATAATAATGAAAATGATATTTTAGTTAGCGTAAATTTAAAAAATGCGAGTAAATCATATCAGTTGATTACAAAAGCAATCAAAAAAGTTACTATGAATATTGCAAAAAAGAACTTAAAAAAAGGCTATAACACCCCACCACCAAAGATAGGAGTTTTAGGTGTTCCTAATAGTGGAAAAAGTACATTAATCAATATTTTAGCACAACAAAAAGTAGCAAAAGTAGGAAATGAAGCTGGTATTACAAGAAGCGAACAATGAGTAAATTGTAAAGATCAATTCTTTGTTTTAGATACTCCTGGTTTACTTTGACCAAAATTTGAAAATCAAGATATAGCTATAAAACTTGCTATTATTGGTTCAATTAAAAAAGATAGTATCGATTTAAAAGAATTTGTTTATGAAGCATATAAATTAGTAAGTAAATATAAACCTGAGGCACTTAATTTTTTAAATTTAGAAGCTTCTGAAGATGAAGAAAAAATTTATGAAAATATCATTACTTTAGCAAGAATGAAAAAATATATTAATAATGATAAACAAGTACAATTTAATCAGGTGTATGTGTTTTTGGTAAATTATTTTAAAAATTTAAATAATGTTATATATGATTAG